In one Mycobacterium heckeshornense genomic region, the following are encoded:
- a CDS encoding ABC transporter substrate-binding protein: MSYESTAEPIKIGYLMDFRLPDGYPQEMRDDLSRPFELVFDDGLKQGIIDRPIEIVYREVEGLPKGTVKAVIDAFGELVDEGCLVVFGPHITDNCVPTREAIEQRFHVPAIAVTGTDDWLGEWTFSFPQGSMTDEPIFWSDLLAKGGHSEIGVLVERSLVGESYLKNLRKACQRKGIRIVAEAPIAQTAQDIEAAVRVLHEAKAQAIVHCGFGFGIVFINPALQALNWDPPRFTSTAFQNAWINPILWNAFTGWTGIDQYDENNRVGQRFLDQYEQAYGRRPQYCVPVVNRDVATTLLHAFIDAHPLSPRGVKEALERVKMLPAASGAPGTRVSFGQWTHRAWMGAGYLVARTLDPDGVNSHLVDRFGEE, encoded by the coding sequence ATGTCTTACGAGAGCACCGCCGAGCCGATCAAGATCGGCTATCTGATGGACTTTCGGTTGCCAGACGGCTATCCGCAGGAGATGCGCGACGACCTCTCCCGGCCGTTCGAGCTGGTGTTCGACGACGGTCTGAAGCAGGGCATCATCGACCGACCGATCGAAATTGTGTATCGAGAGGTCGAAGGATTGCCGAAGGGAACAGTCAAGGCGGTGATCGACGCCTTTGGTGAGCTGGTCGACGAAGGATGCCTCGTCGTGTTCGGACCGCACATCACGGACAACTGTGTGCCCACCCGAGAGGCAATCGAGCAGCGTTTCCACGTTCCGGCAATCGCCGTGACCGGTACCGACGATTGGCTGGGCGAATGGACCTTCTCGTTTCCGCAGGGATCGATGACCGACGAGCCGATCTTCTGGTCGGACCTTCTCGCCAAGGGCGGCCATAGCGAAATCGGGGTGCTCGTCGAGCGGTCGCTAGTCGGTGAGAGTTATCTGAAAAATCTTCGGAAGGCTTGTCAGCGCAAGGGCATTCGAATCGTAGCTGAGGCACCGATTGCTCAGACGGCGCAGGACATCGAGGCGGCCGTGCGTGTGCTGCACGAGGCGAAGGCGCAAGCCATCGTGCACTGCGGATTCGGCTTCGGCATCGTCTTTATCAATCCCGCCCTGCAGGCTCTTAACTGGGATCCGCCGCGGTTCACCAGCACCGCATTTCAGAATGCGTGGATCAACCCGATCTTGTGGAATGCGTTTACCGGCTGGACGGGCATCGATCAATACGACGAAAACAACCGCGTGGGGCAGCGCTTTCTGGACCAGTACGAGCAGGCCTACGGTCGGCGACCCCAATACTGCGTACCGGTAGTGAACCGCGACGTCGCAACCACACTGCTGCACGCGTTTATTGACGCACATCCGTTGAGCCCGCGAGGTGTCAAGGAAGCGCTGGAGCGGGTGAAAATGCTCCCGGCAGCGTCTGGCGCACCCGGGACAAGGGTCTCGTTCGGGCAGTGGACGCACCGAGCGTGGATGGGCGCGGGCTATCTGGTCGCCAGAACGCTGGATCCTGATGGCGTCAATTCGCATCTGGTTGACCGCTTCGGTGAGGAGTGA